One genomic segment of Streptomyces sp. RerS4 includes these proteins:
- a CDS encoding 4'-phosphopantetheinyl transferase superfamily protein: MRDRLEEADLWFLRVRPPADGDPAEDDLAEDDLDEAERRRAAGLARRSTRHLYVASHLMLRRVLSPYLGVAPADLRLVRTPCPGCGGPHGRPAVEGAPLHFSLSHCAGREAGLVLVGVAPEAIGVDVEPVSGPARVATVLHRLHPAEQAELTSLPVPRRTVAFTRLWTRKEAFLKATGSGLARGLRTDYLGAGAPHRHPRGWSVSDVAAPPDHAAAAVVRTSKEHIPLRVRWLPENWLHAPDYGKERTQCTAP, translated from the coding sequence ATGCGAGATCGGCTGGAGGAAGCGGATCTGTGGTTCCTGAGGGTCCGGCCTCCAGCCGACGGTGACCCCGCCGAGGACGACCTGGCCGAGGACGACCTCGACGAGGCCGAGCGGCGGCGGGCGGCAGGCCTCGCCCGCCGCTCGACCCGGCACCTCTACGTGGCCTCGCACCTCATGCTGCGCCGGGTGCTTTCCCCGTACCTCGGCGTGGCACCGGCGGACCTCCGCCTGGTCCGCACCCCGTGCCCGGGATGCGGAGGTCCGCACGGGCGTCCCGCCGTCGAGGGAGCCCCGTTGCACTTCTCGCTGTCCCACTGCGCGGGCAGGGAAGCCGGCCTGGTCCTGGTGGGAGTGGCGCCGGAAGCGATCGGCGTCGACGTGGAACCGGTGTCCGGCCCCGCGAGGGTGGCCACCGTGCTGCACCGGCTGCACCCCGCGGAACAAGCCGAACTGACCTCCCTGCCCGTGCCTCGGCGGACGGTTGCCTTCACCCGCCTGTGGACCCGCAAGGAGGCCTTCCTGAAGGCGACGGGGAGCGGACTCGCCCGCGGGCTGCGGACCGACTACCTCGGAGCCGGGGCTCCCCACCGACATCCCCGCGGCTGGAGCGTCAGCGACGTGGCCGCACCACCGGACCACGCGGCGGCCGCCGTGGTCCGGACTTCGAAAGAACACATCCCGTTGCGTGTCAGGTGGCTGCCGGAGAACTGGCTTCACGCCCCCGATTACGGAAAGGAGCGAACGCAATGCACAGCACCTTGA
- a CDS encoding TcmI family type II polyketide cyclase produces the protein MHSTLIVARMDPEASLDVAKLFGDFDATDMPHRMGTRRRQLFGYRGLYFHLQDFDSDDGAERIEDAKTDPRFVRISEDLKPYIEAYDPSTWRSPADAMARRFYTWERSA, from the coding sequence ATGCACAGCACCTTGATCGTGGCCCGGATGGACCCCGAAGCAAGCCTCGACGTGGCCAAACTCTTTGGTGACTTCGACGCGACCGACATGCCGCACCGCATGGGCACACGCCGGCGCCAGCTGTTCGGCTATCGAGGTCTCTACTTCCATCTGCAGGACTTCGACTCGGACGACGGCGCCGAGCGGATCGAGGACGCGAAGACCGACCCCCGATTCGTGCGGATCAGCGAGGACCTCAAGCCGTACATCGAGGCCTACGACCCCAGCACCTGGCGCTCGCCGGCCGACGCGATGGCCAGGCGCTTCTACACCTGGGAGAGGTCCGCGTGA
- a CDS encoding beta-ketoacyl-[acyl-carrier-protein] synthase family protein — MTDRRVVITGIEVLAPGGVGTKNFWRLLNEGRTATRGITFFDPSPFRSRVAAEIDFSPEEHGLTPQEVRRMDRAAQFAVVAARGAVADSGIAIAGLDPHRVGVTIGTAVGATMSLDEEYRTVSDGGRLNLVDHDYAVPHLYNFLVPSSFAAEVAWAVGAEGPCTVVSTGCTSGLDSVGYAVELIREGSADVVVAGSSDAPISPITMACFDAIKATTPRHDDPEHASRPFDATRNGFVLGEGAAVFVLEELESARRRGAHIYAEIAGYATRSNAYHMTGLRADGAEMAEAIRVALDEARMNPDEIDYVNAHGSGTKQNDRHETAAFKLSLGHHAYRTPVSSIKSMVGHSLGAIGSIEIAASALAMEHNVVPPTANLHTPDPECDLDYVPLTARDQLTDAVLTVGSGFGGFQSAMVLARPERRAA, encoded by the coding sequence GTGACCGACCGACGTGTGGTCATCACCGGCATAGAGGTGCTGGCTCCCGGAGGTGTCGGCACCAAGAACTTCTGGCGCCTGCTGAACGAGGGCAGGACCGCCACTCGCGGCATCACCTTCTTCGACCCGTCACCCTTCCGTTCCCGGGTGGCCGCGGAGATCGACTTCTCCCCGGAGGAGCACGGCCTCACCCCGCAGGAGGTCCGCAGGATGGACCGGGCCGCGCAGTTCGCCGTGGTCGCGGCCCGAGGGGCGGTCGCCGACAGTGGTATCGCGATCGCCGGGCTCGACCCCCATCGGGTCGGCGTCACCATCGGCACCGCGGTGGGCGCCACCATGTCGCTCGACGAGGAGTACCGGACCGTCAGCGACGGCGGGCGGCTCAACCTGGTCGACCACGACTACGCCGTGCCCCACCTCTACAACTTCCTGGTTCCGAGCTCGTTCGCGGCCGAGGTGGCCTGGGCGGTGGGCGCCGAGGGTCCGTGCACCGTCGTCTCCACGGGCTGCACGTCCGGCCTCGATTCCGTCGGCTACGCCGTCGAGCTGATCCGCGAGGGATCAGCCGATGTGGTCGTCGCCGGATCCTCCGACGCGCCGATCTCGCCCATCACGATGGCGTGCTTCGACGCGATCAAGGCCACGACGCCCCGGCACGACGACCCGGAGCACGCCTCCCGCCCGTTCGACGCCACTCGCAACGGTTTCGTCCTCGGCGAGGGCGCCGCCGTGTTCGTCCTGGAGGAACTGGAGAGCGCACGGCGTCGCGGGGCGCACATCTACGCGGAGATCGCCGGATACGCCACCCGTAGCAACGCCTACCACATGACCGGGCTCCGGGCGGACGGCGCGGAAATGGCGGAAGCCATCCGGGTGGCGCTCGACGAGGCCCGGATGAACCCCGACGAGATCGACTACGTCAACGCCCACGGTTCGGGCACCAAGCAGAACGACCGGCACGAGACGGCCGCGTTCAAGCTGAGCCTCGGCCACCACGCCTACCGGACGCCGGTGAGCTCCATCAAGTCCATGGTGGGGCACTCCCTCGGGGCCATCGGCTCCATCGAGATCGCGGCCTCCGCCCTCGCCATGGAGCACAACGTGGTGCCCCCCACGGCCAACCTGCACACGCCCGACCCCGAATGCGACCTGGACTACGTGCCGTTGACGGCTCGGGACCAACTGACCGACGCGGTGCTCACGGTGGGCAGCGGCTTCGGCGGCTTCCAGAGCGCGATGGTGCTGGCACGACCGGAGAGGAGGGCGGCGTGA
- a CDS encoding ketosynthase chain-length factor has protein sequence MSVSAAVTGLGVVAPNGLGTQDYWAATRDGKSGISRITRFDPARYPARLAGQVPGFRAEDHLPSRLLPQTDRMTRLALVAADWALADAGVTPADRPGFDMGVVTASASGGFEFGQRELEQLWSKGSRFVSAYQSFAWFYAVNSGQISIRHGMKGPSGVVVGDQAGGLDAVAQARRQIRKGTPLVVSGGVDASICPWGWVAQLTSGRLSTSEEVSCAYLPFDAAARGHVPGEGGAILILEDTAAARRRGARIHGLISGYGTTFDPRPGSAREPGLRRAIELALADAGADAADVDVVFADAAGVPEDDRIEADAITAVFGARAVPVTAPKTMTGRLYSGGAPLDLATAFLTMRDGLIPPTLHVRPAPEYDLDLVVGRPRRAEVRTALVLARGHGGFNSAMLVRADGRHP, from the coding sequence GTGAGCGTCTCGGCAGCCGTGACCGGCTTGGGCGTCGTGGCCCCCAACGGCCTCGGCACGCAGGACTACTGGGCCGCCACCCGCGACGGCAAGAGCGGCATCAGCCGGATCACCCGCTTCGATCCCGCGCGGTACCCGGCCAGACTGGCCGGCCAAGTGCCCGGCTTCCGGGCGGAGGACCACCTGCCCAGCCGGCTGCTGCCGCAGACCGACCGGATGACCCGCCTGGCCCTGGTCGCCGCGGACTGGGCGCTGGCCGACGCGGGGGTGACCCCCGCGGACCGGCCCGGCTTCGACATGGGCGTCGTGACGGCCAGTGCCTCGGGCGGGTTCGAGTTCGGGCAGCGCGAGCTGGAGCAGCTGTGGAGCAAGGGCAGCCGGTTCGTGAGCGCGTACCAGTCGTTCGCCTGGTTCTACGCGGTCAACAGCGGACAGATATCCATCCGCCACGGGATGAAGGGCCCCAGCGGTGTCGTCGTCGGTGACCAGGCCGGCGGACTCGACGCGGTGGCGCAGGCCCGCAGGCAGATCCGCAAGGGCACCCCGCTCGTGGTGTCCGGCGGCGTCGACGCCTCGATCTGCCCGTGGGGCTGGGTCGCCCAGCTGACCTCCGGCCGGCTGAGCACCAGCGAGGAGGTGTCCTGCGCCTACCTGCCGTTCGACGCGGCGGCGCGGGGCCACGTGCCCGGCGAGGGCGGGGCCATCCTGATCCTGGAGGACACCGCCGCCGCCCGCCGGCGAGGCGCCCGCATCCACGGCCTGATATCCGGGTACGGCACGACCTTCGACCCCAGGCCGGGCAGCGCACGCGAGCCCGGGTTGCGCAGAGCGATCGAGCTGGCCCTGGCGGACGCCGGCGCCGACGCCGCCGACGTCGACGTGGTCTTCGCGGACGCCGCGGGCGTCCCCGAGGACGATCGGATCGAGGCCGACGCCATCACCGCGGTCTTCGGCGCCCGCGCCGTACCGGTCACCGCACCCAAGACGATGACGGGACGGCTGTACTCCGGCGGGGCACCGCTCGACCTGGCCACCGCGTTCCTCACGATGCGGGACGGCTTGATCCCGCCCACCCTGCACGTGCGTCCGGCCCCCGAGTACGACCTCGATCTGGTGGTGGGCCGGCCGCGACGGGCCGAGGTGCGCACGGCACTCGTCCTCGCCCGCGGTCACGGCGGTTTCAACTCCGCCATGCTCGTCCGCGCCGACGGCCGACACCCCTGA
- a CDS encoding acyl carrier protein — translation MAGNSFTIDDLKKILLEGAGAADGVDLDGDILDRDFAQLGYESLALLETGGRIEREYDITLDEAALTDVATPRVLIEAVNAQLTVQAG, via the coding sequence GTGGCCGGCAACAGCTTCACCATCGACGACCTCAAGAAGATCCTCCTGGAAGGCGCCGGCGCGGCCGACGGCGTGGACCTGGACGGCGACATCCTGGACAGGGACTTCGCGCAGCTCGGCTACGAGTCGCTGGCTCTGCTGGAGACCGGCGGCCGGATCGAGCGCGAGTACGACATCACCCTGGACGAGGCGGCCCTGACCGACGTGGCCACCCCACGGGTGCTGATCGAGGCCGTCAACGCCCAGCTGACCGTCCAGGCCGGCTGA
- the fabG gene encoding 3-oxoacyl-ACP reductase FabG produces MTQHNPRVALVTGGTSGIGLAVARLLADQGHRVFIGARNAENVNSTVKQLREEGLTVDGTSLDVRSAADVKAFVQGAVARFGGVDILVNNAGRSGGGVTADIADELWDDVIDTNLTSVFRVTREVLNTGGLRAKSWGRIINIASTAGKQGVVLGAPYTASKHGVVGFTKSLGNELAATGITVNAVCPGYVETPMAERVRAGYAAAYDTTEEAVLAKFQAKIPLGRYSTPEEVAGLVGYLASDTAASITSQALNVCGGLGNF; encoded by the coding sequence ATGACGCAGCACAACCCGCGGGTCGCCCTCGTGACCGGAGGCACCAGCGGCATCGGCCTGGCCGTGGCCAGGCTCCTGGCCGACCAGGGACACCGGGTCTTCATCGGCGCGCGCAACGCCGAGAACGTGAACTCCACCGTCAAGCAGCTCCGGGAGGAGGGCCTCACGGTCGACGGCACGAGTCTGGACGTCCGCTCCGCGGCCGACGTGAAGGCGTTCGTGCAGGGCGCCGTCGCCCGCTTCGGCGGCGTCGACATCCTCGTGAACAACGCCGGCCGCAGCGGCGGCGGTGTCACCGCGGACATCGCCGACGAGCTCTGGGACGATGTCATCGACACCAACCTCACCAGCGTGTTCCGGGTCACCCGAGAGGTCCTCAACACGGGTGGCCTGCGCGCCAAGTCGTGGGGCCGGATCATCAACATCGCCTCCACCGCGGGCAAGCAGGGCGTCGTGCTCGGCGCCCCGTACACCGCGTCCAAGCACGGCGTGGTCGGCTTCACCAAGTCGCTGGGCAACGAACTGGCCGCCACCGGGATCACCGTCAACGCCGTCTGTCCGGGCTACGTCGAGACGCCCATGGCGGAGCGGGTGCGGGCGGGCTACGCGGCCGCCTACGACACCACCGAGGAAGCGGTCCTCGCGAAGTTCCAGGCGAAGATCCCGCTCGGCCGCTACTCGACGCCCGAGGAGGTGGCCGGACTGGTCGGCTACCTCGCCTCGGACACCGCCGCGTCCATCACCTCGCAGGCGTTGAACGTCTGCGGCGGCCTCGGCAACTTCTGA
- a CDS encoding aromatase/cyclase, which produces MVQNGLREVEHEITVSAPAATVYRLIAEVANWPRIFPPTLHVEQLERGENEERIRIWATANGEPKNWTSRRVLDPARLRIDFRQEVSTPPVASMGGAWVIEALSDTESRIRLLHDYRAIDDDPQSLKWIDEAVDTNSRSELAALKTNLELAHRTEELTFSFEDSVRIAGSARDVYDFINEADLWQERLPHVAAVRLTEDTPGLQLLEMDTRAKDGSTHTTKSYRVTFPQRKIAYKQVTLPALMTLHTGYWTFEEADDAEGVVVATSQHTVVVNTENIARILGAEATVADAREYLHGALSTNSLATLNHAKSHAENRH; this is translated from the coding sequence ATGGTGCAGAACGGCCTGCGCGAGGTGGAGCACGAGATCACCGTCTCGGCCCCCGCCGCCACCGTCTACCGACTGATCGCCGAGGTCGCGAACTGGCCGAGGATCTTCCCGCCCACCCTCCACGTGGAGCAACTCGAACGCGGTGAGAACGAGGAGCGGATCCGGATCTGGGCGACCGCCAACGGGGAGCCCAAGAACTGGACCTCCCGCCGCGTCCTGGACCCCGCCCGGCTGCGCATCGACTTCCGCCAGGAGGTCTCCACGCCGCCGGTCGCGTCGATGGGCGGGGCCTGGGTGATCGAAGCCCTCTCGGACACCGAGTCCCGGATCCGGCTGCTGCACGACTACCGTGCGATCGACGACGACCCGCAGTCGCTGAAGTGGATCGACGAGGCCGTCGACACCAACTCCCGCTCGGAGCTGGCCGCGCTGAAGACCAACCTGGAGCTGGCGCACCGCACGGAGGAACTGACCTTCTCCTTCGAGGACTCGGTACGGATCGCCGGCTCCGCTCGGGACGTCTACGACTTCATCAACGAGGCGGACCTGTGGCAGGAGCGCCTGCCGCACGTGGCCGCTGTCCGGCTCACCGAGGACACCCCGGGCCTTCAGCTCCTGGAGATGGACACCCGGGCCAAGGACGGCTCCACGCACACCACGAAGTCGTACCGGGTGACCTTCCCCCAGCGGAAGATCGCCTACAAGCAGGTCACGCTGCCGGCCCTGATGACCCTGCACACCGGCTACTGGACCTTCGAGGAGGCCGATGACGCCGAGGGCGTGGTCGTCGCGACCTCTCAGCACACCGTCGTCGTCAACACGGAGAACATCGCCCGGATCCTCGGTGCCGAAGCGACCGTGGCCGACGCACGGGAGTACCTCCACGGCGCGCTGAGCACCAACAGCCTCGCCACCCTCAACCACGCCAAGTCCCACGCCGAGAACCGGCATTGA
- a CDS encoding FAD-dependent monooxygenase, producing MECVDTQVVVVGAGPVGLMLAGELRLGGADVVVLDRRGGPTTESRASTLHARTMEILDCRGLLDALGTPPSERRGHFAGIPLDLDLPTPYPGQWKVPQTRTEELLQAWARELGADVRREHELSGVTVAADHVTAEVVGPTGRPVRIRARYAVGCDGERSTLRRLIGARFPGRDAGRELLRADVAGIDIPDRRFQRLPDGLSIAARRGDGVTRVMVHAFGGTVRSPGAEPGFADVADAWKRVTGEDIGHGTPLWVNAFGDARRLLDRYRTGRVLFAGDAAHQQMPIGGQALNLGLQDAFNLGWKLAAEVTGTAPAGLLDSYHDERHPVGRRILENIGAQAALLLGGPEVEPVRAVLAALIDRGGVREHLAAMVSGIDVRYDIGDGHPLLGVRLPYARLSVGSDEYGSHELLRSGRGVLLGLTGAGAGAGAGPGDGARLRALARPWADRIRVVAADPAPEGPLSGVQAVLVRPDGHVAWADAVGERQLSSALRRWFGEPSE from the coding sequence GTGGAGTGCGTGGACACCCAGGTCGTGGTGGTCGGCGCGGGCCCCGTCGGCCTGATGCTCGCCGGTGAACTCCGCCTGGGCGGCGCGGACGTGGTCGTACTGGACCGCCGCGGCGGCCCGACGACCGAGTCCCGGGCGTCGACGCTGCACGCCCGGACGATGGAGATCCTGGACTGTCGGGGACTGCTCGACGCTCTCGGCACCCCGCCGAGCGAGCGCCGCGGGCACTTCGCCGGGATCCCCCTCGACCTGGACCTTCCCACCCCGTACCCGGGACAGTGGAAGGTCCCCCAGACCCGCACCGAGGAACTGCTCCAGGCATGGGCGCGCGAACTGGGCGCGGACGTGCGGCGCGAGCACGAGCTGAGCGGTGTGACCGTGGCCGCCGATCACGTCACCGCGGAAGTGGTCGGGCCGACCGGGCGGCCGGTGCGGATCCGGGCCCGCTACGCCGTGGGCTGCGACGGCGAGCGGAGCACTCTGCGACGGCTCATCGGCGCCCGCTTCCCGGGCCGGGACGCGGGGCGGGAGCTGCTGCGGGCCGACGTCGCCGGGATCGACATCCCGGACCGCCGCTTCCAGCGGCTGCCGGACGGACTGTCCATAGCCGCCCGGCGCGGCGACGGCGTCACCCGTGTGATGGTGCACGCCTTCGGCGGCACCGTCCGGTCCCCCGGGGCGGAGCCCGGGTTCGCCGACGTCGCCGACGCCTGGAAGCGGGTGACCGGCGAGGACATCGGCCACGGCACACCGCTGTGGGTGAACGCGTTCGGCGACGCCCGTCGTCTGCTCGACCGCTACCGGACGGGCCGGGTGCTGTTCGCCGGGGACGCCGCCCACCAGCAGATGCCCATCGGGGGGCAGGCACTGAACCTCGGCCTGCAGGACGCGTTCAACCTGGGCTGGAAACTCGCCGCCGAGGTGACCGGCACCGCCCCGGCCGGCCTGCTGGACAGCTATCACGACGAGCGGCACCCCGTGGGGCGCCGCATCCTGGAGAACATCGGCGCCCAGGCGGCCCTGCTGCTCGGCGGCCCCGAGGTGGAACCCGTCCGCGCCGTCCTCGCCGCGCTGATCGACCGGGGCGGGGTCCGGGAACACCTGGCCGCGATGGTGTCCGGGATCGACGTCCGCTACGACATCGGCGACGGGCACCCGCTGCTCGGCGTCCGGCTGCCGTACGCCCGGCTGAGCGTGGGATCGGACGAGTACGGCAGCCACGAGCTGCTGCGCTCCGGGCGCGGTGTGTTGCTCGGTCTCACCGGTGCCGGTGCCGGTGCCGGTGCCGGTCCCGGGGACGGGGCGCGGTTGCGCGCACTCGCCCGGCCCTGGGCGGACCGGATCCGGGTGGTGGCGGCGGACCCCGCCCCCGAGGGACCCCTGAGCGGGGTCCAAGCCGTACTCGTACGCCCCGACGGTCACGTCGCATGGGCCGACGCCGTCGGCGAGCGGCAGCTCTCGTCAGCGCTGCGGCGCTGGTTCGGCGAGCCCTCCGAGTAG
- a CDS encoding FAD-dependent monooxygenase, with translation METEQETFDADVVIVGAGPTGLMLAGELRLGGATVVVVERLEEPTGQSRGLGFTARAMEVFDQRGLLPRFGDLQTSPMGHFGGIQFDYTVLEGAHFGARGIPQSRTEAVLEEWARSLGTDLRRGWELLELDQDRHGVTVTAGTPEGVRTLRARYLVGCDGGHSAVRKAAGFDFPGTDATRGMYLADVVGCALKPRFLGERLPGGMVMAAPLAEGVDRIIVCEHGAPPPDRSETPAFEEVADAWQRLTGEDIHGGDADWVSAFTDATRQVTEYRRGRVLLAGDAAHIHLPAGGQGLSTGVQDAVNLGWKLAAEVRGRAPAGLLDTYHGERHPVGERLLVNTRAQGMLFLGGPEMDPLRALFGELIAHDSVKRHLAGAVSHLDIHYGDEDGGHPLVGRRIGHHVLHTASGSTSTTELLHPALGVLLDLADDGDLRDAAAGWKDRVTTVTAAPAAGDPFAGAAAVLVRPDGHVAWVSPDAKSTLPNMLRRWFGERLA, from the coding sequence ATGGAGACGGAGCAGGAGACGTTCGACGCGGACGTCGTCATCGTGGGCGCCGGCCCGACCGGTTTGATGCTGGCGGGCGAACTGCGCCTGGGCGGGGCGACCGTGGTCGTCGTCGAACGACTGGAGGAGCCCACCGGGCAGTCCCGTGGTCTCGGCTTCACCGCCCGCGCCATGGAGGTCTTCGACCAGCGCGGTCTCCTGCCGCGGTTCGGTGACCTCCAGACCAGCCCGATGGGCCACTTCGGCGGGATCCAGTTCGACTACACGGTGCTGGAAGGTGCCCACTTCGGAGCCCGGGGCATCCCGCAGTCCCGGACCGAGGCCGTGCTCGAAGAGTGGGCGCGATCCCTGGGGACGGACCTCCGGCGGGGCTGGGAGCTGCTGGAACTCGACCAGGACCGGCACGGCGTGACCGTCACCGCCGGCACCCCGGAGGGCGTGCGCACGCTGCGGGCCCGGTACCTCGTCGGCTGCGACGGCGGTCACAGCGCGGTCCGCAAGGCCGCCGGGTTCGACTTCCCCGGCACGGACGCGACACGCGGGATGTACCTCGCCGATGTCGTGGGCTGCGCGCTGAAGCCCAGGTTCCTCGGGGAACGACTCCCCGGCGGCATGGTGATGGCGGCACCGCTGGCCGAGGGCGTGGACCGCATCATCGTGTGCGAGCACGGCGCCCCGCCGCCGGACCGCAGCGAGACGCCGGCCTTCGAGGAGGTCGCCGACGCCTGGCAGCGACTCACCGGCGAGGACATCCACGGCGGCGACGCCGACTGGGTGAGCGCGTTCACCGACGCCACCCGTCAGGTCACCGAGTACCGCAGGGGCCGGGTGCTGCTCGCGGGCGACGCGGCGCACATCCACCTGCCGGCCGGCGGGCAGGGGCTGAGCACCGGTGTGCAGGACGCGGTCAACCTGGGGTGGAAGCTGGCCGCCGAGGTGCGGGGCCGGGCGCCCGCCGGGCTCCTCGACACGTACCACGGCGAGCGCCACCCGGTGGGCGAGCGACTGCTCGTGAACACCCGGGCCCAGGGCATGCTGTTCCTCGGCGGCCCCGAGATGGACCCGCTGCGCGCCCTGTTCGGCGAGCTGATCGCCCACGACTCGGTGAAGCGGCACCTCGCGGGCGCCGTCAGCCACCTCGACATCCACTACGGGGACGAGGACGGTGGCCACCCGCTCGTCGGACGGCGGATCGGTCACCACGTACTGCACACGGCCAGCGGATCGACGAGCACGACCGAGCTGCTCCACCCGGCCCTGGGCGTGCTGCTGGACCTGGCCGACGACGGCGACCTGCGGGACGCGGCGGCCGGGTGGAAGGACCGGGTGACGACGGTGACCGCCGCACCCGCGGCCGGGGACCCGTTCGCGGGCGCGGCAGCCGTCCTCGTCCGCCCCGACGGGCACGTCGCCTGGGTTTCCCCGGACGCGAAGTCGACCCTCCCGAACATGCTCCGCCGCTGGTTCGGCGAGCGCCTCGCATAG
- a CDS encoding antibiotic biosynthesis monooxygenase family protein, whose product MPFISPDDGHLTVFNLFETETPAGQEQVLDAMRDIIDNATYPGWISSTLHAGQDRPGTANYIQWTGLEALEARYAGEGFKRKTVPKFNELATSVRLLKTEAEFVQRHPGLDGAPELSPARDDYTVIIVLGVAAENQKELLDTLATPEEWLAEVPGYRSHTYFRGLDGTFLVNYAQWDGKEAYDAFHALPEEQRPRDVRDARARARSLVTSRWANTYHVVHSRSAQG is encoded by the coding sequence GTGCCCTTCATCTCGCCGGACGACGGCCACCTGACCGTGTTCAACCTCTTCGAGACCGAGACGCCGGCAGGCCAGGAGCAAGTGCTGGACGCCATGCGCGACATCATCGACAACGCCACCTACCCCGGCTGGATCTCCTCGACCCTGCACGCGGGGCAGGACCGGCCCGGCACCGCCAACTACATCCAGTGGACCGGCCTCGAAGCCCTGGAAGCGCGCTACGCCGGGGAGGGCTTCAAGCGGAAGACGGTGCCGAAGTTCAACGAACTGGCCACCTCCGTACGCCTGCTGAAGACGGAGGCCGAGTTCGTGCAGCGCCACCCCGGCCTGGACGGCGCCCCCGAGCTGTCACCCGCCCGCGACGACTACACGGTGATCATCGTGCTCGGTGTCGCCGCGGAGAACCAGAAGGAACTGCTCGACACCCTCGCCACGCCCGAGGAATGGCTCGCGGAGGTGCCGGGCTACCGCTCGCACACCTACTTCCGCGGCCTCGACGGCACCTTCCTCGTCAACTACGCCCAGTGGGACGGCAAGGAGGCGTACGACGCCTTCCACGCCCTGCCCGAGGAGCAGCGCCCCCGGGACGTCCGCGACGCCCGCGCCCGCGCCCGATCCCTGGTGACGTCCCGGTGGGCGAACACCTACCACGTGGTGCATTCCCGCTCGGCGCAGGGCTGA
- a CDS encoding acetylserotonin O-methyltransferase: MQTETSQIPPSARILQLATAGWMSAAVSAAAELGVADELARGPRTVEDIAKSIDADAPTLYRLLRACADFGLFREEAGRVFALTETGEALRSDAPGSMRNFARWVGEPADRFTWSRLAESVLTGRSAFAAVHGRSVWEYLREETHTARVFNGAMTEASSGLIAPVVNAYDFSSFRKIVDVGGGQGALLAAVLAANPDAQGVLFDQPEVIAAAGRAFEDAGVADRVEKHRGDFFESVPAGGDAYLMSNIIHDWDDEHSVRILANCRAAMTADARVLLVEAVMPSGPAHAPTVKLMDLNMLVLCDGRQRTEDEFRALFREAGLELSRVVPGGLCSVVEAVRA, encoded by the coding sequence GTGCAGACCGAAACCTCCCAGATCCCGCCCTCGGCCCGCATCCTGCAGCTCGCCACGGCCGGCTGGATGTCCGCCGCCGTGAGCGCCGCGGCCGAACTCGGCGTCGCCGACGAACTGGCGCGGGGGCCGCGGACCGTCGAGGACATCGCGAAGTCCATCGACGCGGACGCGCCCACGCTGTACCGCCTGTTGCGCGCCTGCGCCGACTTCGGCCTCTTCCGCGAGGAAGCGGGACGGGTCTTCGCCCTGACCGAGACCGGCGAGGCGTTGCGCAGCGACGCGCCGGGCTCCATGCGCAACTTCGCCAGGTGGGTCGGCGAGCCGGCGGACCGCTTCACCTGGTCGCGGCTGGCGGAGTCGGTGCTCACCGGCCGGTCCGCCTTCGCGGCCGTGCACGGCCGCTCGGTGTGGGAGTACCTGCGCGAGGAGACGCACACGGCCCGGGTGTTCAACGGGGCGATGACCGAGGCGTCCTCGGGCCTCATCGCGCCCGTCGTGAACGCCTACGACTTCAGCTCCTTCCGCAAGATCGTCGACGTCGGCGGCGGACAGGGCGCGCTGCTCGCCGCCGTACTCGCCGCGAACCCCGACGCCCAGGGCGTGCTCTTCGACCAGCCCGAGGTGATCGCTGCCGCCGGTCGGGCCTTCGAGGACGCCGGAGTCGCGGACCGCGTGGAAAAGCACCGGGGCGACTTCTTCGAGTCCGTCCCCGCCGGCGGCGACGCCTACCTGATGTCGAACATCATCCACGACTGGGACGACGAGCACTCCGTTCGGATCCTGGCCAACTGCCGCGCCGCGATGACCGCGGACGCACGCGTGCTCCTGGTCGAGGCGGTCATGCCGAGCGGCCCGGCACACGCGCCGACCGTCAAGTTGATGGACCTGAACATGCTGGTCCTCTGCGACGGTCGCCAGCGGACCGAGGACGAGTTCCGGGCGCTGTTCCGCGAGGCCGGACTCGAACTGAGCCGGGTCGTCCCCGGCGGCCTGTGCAGCGTCGTGGAAGCCGTACGCGCCTGA